From a single Anaerolineaceae bacterium oral taxon 439 genomic region:
- a CDS encoding NADH:ubiquinone oxidoreductase has protein sequence MITFKINDQEVTVPEGTTILNAANSVGIKIPTLCFLKEQQGIEFQSASCRVCMVEEPGRQKMLAACSTKAWNGLQVRTDTPRVIKTRRAMIELLLSNHPKDCLICHKNGDCELQNLAAECGVREVPFQGEMNKCRIDHSSLSIVRDMNKCILCKRCQEVCTNVQSVGCLTDVGRGFHTVVGTAFDMPMIDTTCTFCGQCLAVCPTGALAEVDNTSKVWDALVSGKTVVVQTAPAVRVALGEMFGMEPGEVVTGKMVGALRMLGFDYVYDTNFAADVTIMEEAAELVHRLKHGGVLPILTSCCPSWIKFIEHNFGDMLEIPSSCKSPHEMFGALAKTYLADRLKIDREDMVVVSVMPCVAKKYESARPELSVDGASDVDIVISTRELGHMLREIGVRFDAVPDSEFDDFMGESSGAGTIFGVTGGVLEATLRTAYEWITGETLDQVVFEDLRGYRNVKSATIDIQGKPFRVASASGLKNARMLLNQIRSGEEKFDAIEIMACPGGCIAGGGQPSVHQDYTILEKRMAAIYRIDERKVIRQSHKNPSVIRLYDEFIGEPYGEKAHALLHTEFKMRTKM, from the coding sequence ATGATCACTTTTAAAATTAACGATCAGGAAGTTACCGTTCCGGAAGGAACGACGATTTTAAACGCCGCGAATTCGGTGGGCATCAAGATCCCGACGCTCTGTTTCCTCAAGGAGCAGCAGGGGATCGAATTCCAGAGCGCTTCCTGCCGCGTCTGCATGGTCGAGGAACCGGGACGGCAGAAGATGTTGGCGGCCTGCTCGACGAAGGCCTGGAACGGGCTCCAGGTCCGGACCGATACGCCGCGCGTGATTAAAACGCGGCGGGCGATGATCGAGCTGCTCCTCTCGAATCATCCGAAAGACTGCCTGATCTGCCATAAAAACGGCGACTGCGAGCTGCAGAACCTGGCGGCGGAATGCGGCGTGCGCGAGGTTCCGTTCCAGGGCGAGATGAACAAGTGCAGAATTGATCATTCTTCGCTCTCAATTGTCCGCGACATGAATAAATGCATCCTTTGCAAGCGCTGTCAGGAGGTTTGCACCAACGTGCAGTCGGTCGGCTGTCTGACCGACGTCGGCCGCGGCTTCCATACCGTCGTCGGAACGGCGTTCGATATGCCGATGATCGATACGACGTGTACCTTCTGCGGCCAGTGTCTGGCGGTCTGCCCAACCGGAGCGCTGGCGGAGGTCGATAACACGTCGAAGGTCTGGGACGCGCTCGTTTCCGGGAAAACAGTCGTCGTTCAGACCGCGCCGGCGGTCCGGGTCGCGCTGGGCGAAATGTTCGGGATGGAGCCCGGCGAAGTCGTGACCGGGAAAATGGTCGGGGCGCTGCGGATGCTGGGGTTCGACTATGTTTACGATACGAACTTTGCCGCCGACGTGACGATTATGGAAGAGGCCGCCGAGCTGGTTCATCGCCTGAAGCATGGCGGCGTGCTGCCGATCCTGACGTCCTGCTGCCCGTCCTGGATCAAATTCATCGAGCATAATTTCGGCGACATGCTGGAAATTCCGTCGAGCTGCAAGTCGCCGCACGAGATGTTCGGGGCGTTGGCGAAGACATATCTGGCGGATCGGCTGAAAATCGATCGCGAGGACATGGTTGTCGTCTCGGTCATGCCCTGCGTCGCGAAGAAGTACGAATCGGCGCGGCCGGAGCTGTCGGTTGACGGCGCGTCCGACGTCGATATCGTGATTTCAACGCGCGAACTGGGGCACATGCTCAGGGAGATCGGCGTCCGGTTCGATGCGGTCCCGGACAGCGAGTTTGACGATTTCATGGGCGAGTCGTCCGGCGCGGGAACGATTTTCGGCGTCACCGGCGGCGTTCTGGAAGCGACGCTGCGGACGGCGTACGAATGGATCACTGGCGAAACGCTCGATCAGGTCGTTTTTGAGGATCTTCGCGGGTATCGGAACGTCAAGTCGGCGACGATCGATATTCAGGGGAAACCGTTCCGCGTTGCTTCGGCGAGCGGGCTGAAAAACGCGCGGATGCTGCTGAACCAGATTCGGTCCGGCGAGGAAAAATTCGATGCGATCGAGATTATGGCGTGTCCGGGCGGCTGTATCGCGGGCGGCGGTCAGCCATCGGTTCATCAGGATTACACGATTCTCGAAAAGCGCATGGCGGCGATTTACAGGATCGACGAACGCAAGGTCATCCGCCAGTCCCATAAGAACCCGAGCGTGATCCGGCTGTACGACGAATTTATCGGCGAGCCCTACGGCGAAAAAGCGCATGCGCTGCTGCATACGGAATTCAAGATGCGGACGAAGATGTAG
- a CDS encoding restriction endonuclease produces the protein MTRIIMPDDFDQKVFYAVESFWKTRSRQKNRQGPGGLAGQGNRSAVTGGKQLDSFVKLFCDLLILNRVPEKSIFTDFSLELPGFYRPNKKWDLLVVDRGRLIIAIEFKSQIGPSFGNNFNNRTEEAIGSALDLWTAYREGVFGSYKAPWLGYFLLLEDCKKSNDPIKANSPHFPVLDEFIGASYKKRYEVFCGKLLLERQYNAACFMVSKGLPDGIDYEYPRPDLSCRDFAVSMICAAGSYFA, from the coding sequence ATGACCAGGATTATAATGCCGGACGATTTTGACCAGAAAGTTTTTTATGCTGTTGAATCATTTTGGAAAACACGCAGCAGGCAAAAAAATCGTCAGGGACCAGGCGGGCTTGCCGGGCAGGGAAATCGAAGCGCTGTTACAGGTGGAAAGCAATTGGATAGCTTTGTTAAATTGTTTTGCGATCTCCTGATTCTGAATAGGGTGCCGGAGAAAAGTATTTTTACTGACTTTTCTTTAGAATTGCCCGGCTTTTATCGTCCGAATAAAAAATGGGATTTGTTGGTTGTAGATCGCGGAAGGCTTATTATCGCGATTGAGTTTAAAAGCCAGATCGGGCCATCATTTGGCAATAACTTTAATAATCGGACGGAAGAGGCGATCGGAAGCGCTCTGGACCTTTGGACCGCTTATCGGGAAGGCGTTTTTGGATCATATAAAGCGCCATGGCTCGGTTATTTTCTTTTGCTGGAGGATTGTAAGAAATCGAATGACCCTATTAAGGCGAATTCTCCGCATTTTCCAGTGCTGGATGAATTTATTGGTGCGTCCTATAAAAAAAGGTATGAAGTTTTCTGTGGTAAATTGCTTTTAGAGCGTCAATATAACGCAGCATGTTTCATGGTAAGTAAAGGATTGCCGGATGGTATCGATTACGAATATCCTCGGCCGGATCTTTCCTGCCGGGACTTCGCTGTTTCAATGATTTGTGCGGCGGGTTCTTATTTTGCTTGA
- a CDS encoding NADH dehydrogenase: MQVPIDPAKYEALKLFLSTVEPSEKSLIASLHKTQTLFGYIPREAQLMIAKALHLPAAKVYGVVTFYSYFTEIPRGKYQISVCLGTACYVKGAQAVLKAFEDELKIHAGETTDDLMFSICQSRCLGDCSNAPVVMINDEIYPQVHADEVPAILLNIREAEKNHA, translated from the coding sequence ATGCAAGTTCCGATCGATCCGGCAAAGTACGAAGCTTTGAAGTTATTTCTTTCGACGGTTGAACCGTCTGAAAAATCGTTAATTGCCTCGCTGCATAAGACGCAGACGCTTTTCGGTTATATTCCGCGCGAGGCGCAGCTCATGATCGCGAAGGCGCTTCATCTTCCGGCCGCGAAGGTTTACGGCGTCGTGACCTTCTACTCATATTTTACGGAAATCCCGCGTGGAAAATATCAGATCAGCGTCTGTCTCGGGACGGCGTGTTACGTGAAAGGGGCTCAGGCCGTCCTTAAGGCGTTCGAGGACGAGCTGAAAATACATGCCGGAGAGACGACGGACGACCTGATGTTCTCGATTTGCCAATCGCGCTGTCTGGGCGACTGCTCCAATGCGCCGGTCGTCATGATCAACGACGAAATCTATCCGCAGGTCCACGCGGACGAAGTTCCGGCGATTTTACTGAATATTCGGGAGGCGGAGAAGAACCATGCTTAA
- a CDS encoding NADH dehydrogenase: protein MLNYDALRSLKAEAYPKLCARLDTVPTVFRDGDGNYKLRGDYFEKQTRIVLKNCEVIDPENIEEYIALGGYQALAGLLERKATGREIVDEMTRSGLRGRGGAGFPTGRKWAEALKHDADHKYVICNADEGDPGAYMDRSVLENDPHSVLEGMAIAGLGIGADHGYVYVRAEYPNAVKRLNIAIAAAKELGLLGENILGSGFSFNIELRLGAGAFVCGEGTALMESIEGRRGMPRNKIYRTAERGLFDKPTIINNVETLANVHHIYLHGADWFAGIGTSKSTGTKVFSVVGKVKNAGLVEVPMGTSLTEIIYDISGGIRNDRRIKAVQTGGPSGGCIPAELVPTTNVDFESLAAIGSIMGSGGLVVMDETDCMVDISRFFMDFTVEESCGKCTPCRIGNKRVLEMLEKFIAGKGEMRDLARLQELCEMIRDTSLCGLGQAAPNPVLSTLKYFRDEYVSHVRDKRCPAGVCKKLMTYVILDGCVGCGKCKINCPVSCITGERKQKHFIDPTVCIRCGLCAAKCPVHAIELA, encoded by the coding sequence ATGCTTAACTACGACGCTTTACGAAGCCTGAAAGCGGAAGCTTATCCGAAACTTTGCGCCCGGCTCGATACGGTTCCGACCGTTTTCCGGGATGGGGACGGGAATTATAAGCTCCGGGGCGACTATTTTGAGAAACAGACGCGGATCGTATTGAAAAACTGCGAGGTTATCGATCCTGAGAACATTGAAGAATATATTGCGCTCGGCGGATATCAGGCGCTGGCCGGTCTTCTCGAACGGAAAGCGACGGGACGGGAGATCGTCGACGAAATGACCCGGTCCGGGCTGCGCGGGCGCGGCGGGGCGGGCTTTCCGACCGGGCGGAAATGGGCGGAAGCGCTGAAGCATGACGCCGATCATAAATATGTTATCTGCAACGCGGACGAAGGCGATCCGGGCGCGTATATGGATCGGTCGGTCCTTGAAAACGATCCGCATTCCGTCCTGGAGGGCATGGCGATCGCCGGGCTGGGGATTGGCGCGGATCACGGTTACGTTTACGTCCGCGCGGAATATCCGAACGCGGTAAAGCGGCTGAATATCGCGATCGCCGCGGCGAAGGAGCTGGGCCTGTTGGGAGAAAATATCCTCGGATCCGGCTTCTCGTTCAATATCGAGCTGCGGTTGGGCGCGGGAGCGTTCGTCTGCGGCGAGGGAACGGCCCTGATGGAGTCGATCGAGGGACGGCGCGGGATGCCGCGGAATAAGATTTACCGGACGGCGGAACGCGGGCTTTTCGATAAGCCGACGATTATCAACAACGTTGAAACGCTTGCCAACGTGCATCATATCTATCTCCATGGCGCGGACTGGTTCGCCGGGATTGGAACCTCGAAGTCGACCGGGACGAAGGTCTTTTCGGTCGTCGGGAAGGTCAAGAACGCCGGGCTGGTAGAAGTCCCGATGGGAACGTCGCTGACCGAGATCATTTACGATATTTCCGGCGGGATCAGGAACGATCGCAGGATTAAAGCGGTTCAGACCGGCGGGCCCTCCGGCGGCTGTATCCCCGCGGAGCTGGTCCCGACGACGAACGTCGATTTCGAGTCGCTGGCGGCGATTGGCTCGATTATGGGATCGGGCGGGCTCGTCGTCATGGACGAAACCGACTGCATGGTCGATATTTCGCGCTTTTTCATGGACTTCACCGTCGAGGAATCCTGCGGGAAATGCACCCCCTGCCGAATCGGGAACAAGCGCGTTTTGGAGATGCTGGAAAAGTTTATCGCCGGGAAAGGCGAGATGCGCGATCTGGCAAGGCTTCAGGAGCTTTGCGAGATGATTCGCGATACGTCGCTCTGCGGACTGGGGCAGGCGGCGCCGAATCCGGTGTTGTCCACGCTGAAATATTTCCGGGACGAATACGTTTCGCATGTCCGGGATAAACGCTGTCCGGCGGGCGTCTGCAAGAAGCTGATGACGTATGTCATCCTTGACGGCTGCGTCGGCTGTGGAAAGTGCAAGATTAATTGTCCGGTCTCCTGTATTACGGGCGAACGGAAACAGAAGCATTTTATCGATCCGACCGTCTGTATCCGTTGCGGTTTGTGCGCCGCAAAGTGCCCGGTGCATGCGATCGAACTGGCGTAA